The following proteins come from a genomic window of Mustelus asterias chromosome 1, sMusAst1.hap1.1, whole genome shotgun sequence:
- the LOC144497392 gene encoding bone morphogenetic protein 2-A-like isoform X1, which yields MELHRYYSVYVSIYLTLTCIKSSEPESQSSLRWGDEKQIRMETIKKTVVEQLGIKRPPISGMNISESEEEKMYQLYLQRVSQFDQNVSLADKKLLRISSVNMFVQKGTVLENTSGTTNDLTGNKQRIYFNVSIARNRLVFPKVKILRGELKIYKRLQQNTNLRQKQRSTNLQLLKIYQLLKPAIQGKEFQLHFLGSKVIASNCQRAEMLDIRKTVEYWINYPQKNYGLELELLPWFSSHKHVPKDKVTIEAELEIETQKVFKEVRTRRESQTEDCQRNQIQCCRRSLHVSFEEIGWSDWIRAPLSYNAFYCDGTCPQKYKLATMHTLIKSKMNRLSNGAIPAPCCVPASYEPLTLLHFNSNSKLTLTAFDDMVVSRCHCS from the exons ATGGAACTGCACCGCTATTATTCCGTGTATGTTTCTATTTATTTGACACTAACGTGCATCAAGAGCAGTGAGCCTGAATCTCAATCCAGTCTGAGGTGGGGAGACGAGAAACAAATCCGGATGGAAACGATCAAGAAAACAGTGGTGGAGCAACTAGGAATAAAGCGACCCCCCATCTCAGGAATGAACATTTCTGAATCAGAGGAGGAGAAAATGTATCAACTTTACCTACAGCGTGTGAGCCAATTCGATCAAAACGTTAGCTTGGCGGACAAGAAACTTCTCAGAATAAGTTCTGTCAACATGTTTGTTCAGAAGG GAACAGTTTTGGAAAACACCAGTGGAACAACAAATGATCTGACCGGCAATAAACAGCGAATTTACTTTAATGTTTCCATTGCTAGGAACAGGCTTGTCTTTCCTAAAGTAAAGATTTTGAGAGGTGAACTGAAAATCTACAAACGTTTACAACAGAATACTAATTTACGTCAGAAACAGAGGTCGACAAATCTGCAGCTGTTGAAAATCTATCAGTTGCTCAAGCCAGCAATTCAAGGGAAAGAATTTCAGCTCCATTTCCTTGGCTCTAAAGTCATTGCGTCAAATTGTCAGAGGGCTGAAATGTTGGACATTCGAAAAACAGTTGAATACTGGATAAACTACCCACAGAAAAATTATGGCCTTGAACTTGAGTTGCTTCCCTGGTTTTCCAGTCACAAACATGTTCCCAAAGACAAGGTGACCATTGAAGCAGAACTGGAAATAGAAACACAAAAGGTTTTCAAAGAAGTCCGCACACGTCGTGAAAGCCAGACTGAGGACTGTCAGAGAAATCAAATACAGTGTTGTAGGCGATCGCTACACGTATCTTTTGAGGAGATCGGATGGTCAGACTGGATTCGGGCCCCTCTGAGTTACAATGCTTTTTACTGTGATGGCACTTGTCCTCAAAAATACAAACTTGCCACAATGCATACactaatcaaatcaaagatgaatCGTCTTTCTAATGGAGCTATTCCTGCACCCTGTTGTGTTCCTGCATCTTACGAACCACTAACTCTCCTGCATTTTAACAGTAATAGCAAATTAACACTTACAGCATTTGATGACATGGTTGTGTCCAGATGCCATTGCTCTTAA
- the LOC144497392 gene encoding uncharacterized protein LOC144497392 isoform X2, producing the protein MELHRYYSVYVSIYLTLTCIKSSEPESQSSLRWGDEKQIRMETIKKTVVEQLGIKRPPISGMNISESEEEKMYQLYLQRVSQFDQNVSLADKKLLRISSVNMFVQKGLEQNTREIPRTPKTTSMKGKIWNSFGKHQWNNK; encoded by the exons ATGGAACTGCACCGCTATTATTCCGTGTATGTTTCTATTTATTTGACACTAACGTGCATCAAGAGCAGTGAGCCTGAATCTCAATCCAGTCTGAGGTGGGGAGACGAGAAACAAATCCGGATGGAAACGATCAAGAAAACAGTGGTGGAGCAACTAGGAATAAAGCGACCCCCCATCTCAGGAATGAACATTTCTGAATCAGAGGAGGAGAAAATGTATCAACTTTACCTACAGCGTGTGAGCCAATTCGATCAAAACGTTAGCTTGGCGGACAAGAAACTTCTCAGAATAAGTTCTGTCAACATGTTTGTTCAGAAGG GATTGGAGCAGAACACCAGAGAAATTCCACGGACACCAAAGACCACGTCCATGAAGGGGAAAATATG GAACAGTTTTGGAAAACACCAGTGGAACAACAAATGA